One region of Mycolicibacterium rhodesiae NBB3 genomic DNA includes:
- a CDS encoding TetR/AcrR family transcriptional regulator: protein MAKRGGTDVERRARGDQTRRDLVDAGRALFVEKGYFDTSISDLVTRSGVGTRGAFYHHFKDKAELFRAVFEEVERDLTLRSLASPPQGADAWEVLSVGMRGFLESALEPEVQRVMLIDGPVVLGWQTLRAIEESNSIALINEMVAKAIAEGIIDDHPVGELTHLLVAAVEEAALLVAHADKPAKARERAARVLDRLLLSFAVEPRKVLRR from the coding sequence ATGGCCAAGCGTGGTGGCACCGATGTCGAGCGCCGGGCGCGTGGCGATCAAACCCGACGCGACCTCGTCGACGCCGGCCGCGCACTCTTCGTCGAAAAGGGATACTTCGACACCAGCATCTCGGATTTGGTGACGAGATCCGGGGTGGGCACGCGAGGCGCCTTCTACCACCACTTCAAGGACAAGGCCGAATTGTTCCGTGCGGTATTCGAAGAGGTCGAGCGCGACTTGACGCTGCGTTCACTCGCCTCACCCCCGCAGGGTGCCGATGCATGGGAGGTCCTCTCGGTCGGGATGCGTGGATTCCTCGAGTCGGCGTTGGAACCCGAGGTGCAACGGGTGATGCTGATCGACGGCCCGGTGGTCCTGGGGTGGCAGACGCTGCGCGCCATCGAGGAAAGCAACAGCATCGCCCTGATCAACGAGATGGTGGCCAAGGCCATCGCCGAGGGCATCATCGACGACCATCCGGTCGGCGAGCTGACCCACCTCCTGGTGGCCGCCGTCGAGGAGGCCGCCCTGCTCGTCGCGCATGCCGACAAGCCCGCCAAGGCGCGGGAGAGAGCGGCCAGGGTCCTGGATCGCCTACTCCTGAGCTTCGCGGTCGAGCCACGAAAAGTACTGCGACGATAG
- a CDS encoding SDR family oxidoreductase, protein MSDAPPLRVAVVGASAGLGRCIGMGLAKEGVRVAFLARRRDRLENAAKEAGEGALPVACDVTDGAACQNAIAEVVDAFGGLDALVYTTGVGLLSPLADVDAEQWANLFATNVTGASLITAAAAPHLAAAKGSAVFLSSLSASYSAPWPLLGAYAVSKAALDKLVEAWRIEHPNIGFTRLAVGDCFGGEGDSQTEFNKTWDPEALEKAIRLWMDRGEMQGGLVEADHLVAVVHSVLRCGNTSFIPYLTLAPRPSGAVAELRHW, encoded by the coding sequence ATGTCTGACGCACCGCCGCTGAGAGTTGCCGTCGTCGGAGCATCGGCGGGGCTGGGCCGGTGCATCGGCATGGGCCTCGCCAAGGAAGGCGTCCGCGTCGCGTTTCTGGCCCGCCGACGTGACCGGCTGGAGAACGCCGCCAAGGAAGCGGGCGAAGGTGCGCTTCCCGTTGCTTGTGATGTCACCGATGGTGCAGCCTGCCAAAACGCCATCGCGGAGGTCGTCGACGCATTCGGTGGCCTGGATGCGCTCGTATACACAACCGGCGTCGGCTTACTTTCGCCGCTGGCGGATGTCGACGCCGAGCAGTGGGCGAACTTGTTCGCCACCAACGTGACCGGCGCATCGCTCATCACCGCCGCCGCCGCACCTCATCTGGCCGCTGCCAAGGGATCAGCGGTCTTCTTGTCCTCGCTGAGCGCCTCGTACTCGGCGCCGTGGCCACTGCTCGGCGCATACGCGGTTTCGAAGGCGGCGTTGGACAAACTCGTCGAGGCGTGGCGCATCGAACATCCGAACATCGGCTTCACCCGCCTGGCGGTCGGCGACTGCTTCGGTGGCGAGGGCGATTCCCAGACCGAGTTCAACAAGACCTGGGATCCCGAAGCGTTGGAGAAGGCGATCCGGTTGTGGATGGATCGCGGCGAGATGCAGGGCGGACTCGTGGAGGCCGACCATCTCGTCGCCGTCGTGCACTCCGTACTCCGTTGCGGCAACACCAGCTTCATCCCCTATCTGACCCTGGCTCCTCGGCCGTCCGGTGCCGTGGCCGAACTTCGACACTGGTGA
- a CDS encoding aldehyde dehydrogenase family protein: MLIDGKLVESETGRQFDNINPATEEVLGGAADGTRADMERAVAAARHAFDNTEWSRDGEARAAALRQLQAALEAECEELRGELIAEVGCPLLSTFGPQLDVPLKEALSWPADMISQFPWKRTLPDKDAFGMGTPAAREVWKEPIGVVGVVTPWNFPLEIILNKLGPILAMGNTVVLKPAPDTPWNATRIGRIIAEQTDIPPGVVNIVTSSDHLVGEVLSTSPLVDMVAFTGSTATGRRIMAAASETVKPTFLELGGKSVYLVLDEASIDTAVGGSAFISMHAGQGCAMPTRLLVPNSRYEDAVEIVKVAMEKNKYGDPTDPSVLQGPQVSRRQQERVLGYIEKGKQEGARLVTGGGVPQDLPKGYFVEPTVFADVDNAMTIAQEEIFGPVLSVIGFDDDDDAVRIANDSIYGLSGVVFADDLERAKGVASRIRTGTLGINGGLWYGADAPFGGYKQSGIGRQCGIEGLEIFTETKTVGWPAP, encoded by the coding sequence ATGCTCATCGACGGCAAGCTCGTCGAATCCGAAACCGGCCGCCAATTCGACAACATCAACCCGGCGACGGAAGAAGTGCTCGGCGGCGCGGCCGACGGCACCCGCGCCGACATGGAACGCGCGGTGGCCGCCGCGCGGCACGCCTTCGACAACACCGAGTGGTCGCGTGACGGCGAGGCCCGTGCGGCCGCTCTGCGTCAACTCCAGGCGGCGCTGGAGGCCGAGTGCGAGGAACTGCGTGGCGAATTGATCGCCGAGGTCGGCTGCCCGTTGCTCAGCACCTTCGGACCGCAGCTCGACGTACCGCTCAAAGAGGCGCTCAGCTGGCCCGCCGACATGATCAGCCAGTTCCCCTGGAAACGAACACTTCCGGACAAGGACGCGTTCGGAATGGGCACACCGGCAGCACGTGAAGTCTGGAAGGAACCGATCGGCGTCGTCGGCGTCGTCACGCCCTGGAACTTTCCGCTCGAAATCATCCTCAACAAGCTCGGCCCTATCCTGGCGATGGGTAACACCGTAGTCCTCAAGCCCGCTCCGGATACGCCGTGGAACGCCACCCGGATCGGACGGATCATCGCCGAGCAGACCGATATCCCGCCGGGCGTCGTCAACATCGTCACATCGTCTGACCACCTTGTCGGCGAGGTCCTCTCCACGTCGCCGTTGGTCGATATGGTGGCGTTCACCGGCTCGACGGCGACCGGCCGACGCATCATGGCGGCGGCTTCAGAGACCGTGAAACCGACATTCCTCGAACTCGGCGGCAAGTCGGTGTACCTCGTTCTCGACGAGGCCAGCATCGACACTGCCGTGGGTGGGTCAGCGTTCATCTCCATGCACGCCGGCCAAGGCTGTGCGATGCCCACCCGCCTCCTGGTGCCGAATTCCCGTTACGAGGACGCCGTCGAGATCGTCAAGGTCGCGATGGAGAAGAACAAGTACGGCGATCCGACGGATCCCTCGGTGCTGCAGGGCCCGCAGGTGTCCAGGCGCCAGCAAGAGCGGGTGCTCGGGTACATCGAGAAGGGCAAACAGGAGGGTGCGCGACTCGTCACCGGCGGCGGTGTGCCCCAAGACCTTCCCAAGGGTTACTTCGTCGAGCCGACCGTGTTCGCGGACGTGGACAACGCCATGACGATCGCCCAGGAGGAAATCTTCGGCCCCGTGCTCTCGGTCATCGGATTCGACGACGATGACGACGCAGTGCGGATTGCCAACGACTCGATTTACGGCCTCTCGGGCGTGGTGTTCGCCGACGACCTGGAACGCGCGAAGGGCGTGGCCAGCCGGATCCGTACCGGCACGCTCGGCATCAACGGCGGCCTGTGGTACGGCGCCGATGCCCCGTTCGGAGGCTACAAGCAGTCGGGCATCGGGCGGCAATGCGGAATCGAAGGTCTAGAGATCTTCACCGAAACCAAGACCGTGGGATGGCCGGCGCCATAG